The following proteins are co-located in the Silene latifolia isolate original U9 population chromosome 1, ASM4854445v1, whole genome shotgun sequence genome:
- the LOC141604644 gene encoding uncharacterized protein LOC141604644 isoform X2, with protein MVCTVEARKLNLSISSSSFPKVITSLLYEPTSLSLALIHSDSSFSLISPFSPFSINSISPQTLISPPISSACFVPLSPNPKFQGCPDDKDVVFVTAGSHNGGTKVLLRFYVMGKGKVTGGKFGIVQVGCSQNGVSFDRKLGGVIVDVTHGIKVMLCGSVNYFAVYSASVAKLMVFGVRLAGDGRRELRLVKCAVIECQFPVMSVSVSFGCLIMGEMKGVRVFPLRALVKAKVGSRRSSRLVKGRVLNSNEEKHEEINVKLDGRKLKVPNGVIKPLYENHEFGKKIKNGAKVDSSRFLANGDVHNVIGVKSNANADDSHHVTVKPRSVKLRQDSGEWGIQFVSFNNTIDEGVKSREPQYAKTKAISIQAVSPQRFLVLDSDGDLHVLHLSKSGIAQMRRVPATIKVQQLAAFPDSSANSRVWMSDGLNSAHILTMPCPDTPDNEDSCNNEEKISHYSVTEVIFTSENIQAMIAVAANAVLLLGQDSLYAYAIS; from the exons ATGGTGTGTACAGTTGAAGCTAGAAAGCtcaatctttctatttcttcttcttcttttccaaAGGTCATTACTTCTCTTCTCTATGAACCCACTTCTTTATCTTTAGCTTTAATTCATTCTGAttcttctttttctttgatttcccCCTTTTCTCCCTTTTCAATTAACTCTATTTCTCCACAAACCCTAATTTCCCCACCTATTTCCTCTGCTTGTTTTGTGCCCCTTTCCCCTAACCCTAAATTTCAAGGCTGCCCAGATGATAAAGATGTTGTATTTGTCACTGCTGGGTCCCACAATGGTGGTACCAAGGTTTTGTTGAGATTTTATGTCATGGGTAAAGGTAAAGTTACTGGCGGCAAATTTGGGATTGTTCAGGTGGGTTGTAGTCAGAATGGGGTTTCTTTTGATAGGAAATTGGGTGGTGTTATTGTCGATGTTACTCATGGTATAAAGGTTATGCTATGTGGCTCTGTTAATTACTTTGCTGTTTATTCCGCTTCTGTGGCGAAATTGATGGTTTTTGGGGTAAGGTTGGCTGGGGATGGTAGGAGGGAGTTGAGGTTGGTTAAGTGTGCTGTGATTGAATGCCAGTTTCCTGTGATGTCGGTTTCTGTTTCGTTTGGGTGTTTGATCATGGGGGAGATGAAAGGTGTTAGGGTTTTTCCCTTGAGGGCATTGGTGAAAGCGAAGGTTGGTAGTAGGAGGAGTTCGCGTTTGGTGAAAGGAAGAGTTTTAAACTCAAATGAGGAGAAGCATGAGGAAATCAATGTTAAGTTGGACGGACGAAAACTCAAGGTGCCTAATGGGGTAATAAAGCCTCTTTATGAAAATCACGAGTTTGGTAAGAAAATTAAGAATGGGGCAAAAGTGGACTCTTCCAGGTTCTTGGCTAATGGTGATGTTCATAATGTTATTGGAGTTAAGTCAAATGCAAATGCTGATGACAGTCATCACGTCACCG TGAAGCCGAGGTCTGTAAAACTACGACAAGACTCTGGTGAATGGGGTATTCAGTTTGTTTCTTTCAACAATACCATTGATGAAGGGGTGAAATCCAGAGAGCCCcaatatgcaaaaacaaaggCAATCTCCATACAAGCTGTATCACCACAGAGGTTTCTTGTTCTGGATTCAGATGGAGATTTGCACGTTCTTCATTTGTCAAAGTCCGGGATTGCTCAAATGAGGCGTGTACCTGCCACAATCAAAGTACAGCAATTGGCTGCTTTTCCTGATTCGTCTGCCA ATTCTCGTGTTTGGATGTCTGACGGACTAAATTCAGCCCACATTTTGACAATGCCATGTCCAGATACCCCCGATAACGAAGACAGTTGCAACAACGAAGAAAAGATCTCCCACTATTCAG TTACTGAAGTAATATTTACGAGCGAGAACATTCAAGCTATGATTGCAGTGGCTGCAAATGCTGTCTTGCTTCTGGGGCAAG ATAGCTTATACGCCTATGCAATTTCATGA
- the LOC141604661 gene encoding membrane protein PM19L-like: protein MAGPNDIYVTLTRYIFSEYSSSTTVEVINETRSTVTCLCFFQSSKMTRGRLGKGFMGPLLVADMVVYLIILALASWSLNNYIDGQQSHPHLGGNSATNYMLLMALLAGTTGAVSIIVGLAHFLSWSVSSMAAAISTAAIARAFTGLAFGLAWKEIKLGGRRGKRLQTLEVLIIVSTLIHLLYILLLHAGHFNQKYGPYYGERRPQDIGEGPSHEARKSTGNEPNQPDA, encoded by the exons ATGGCGGGTCCCAATGACATATATGTAACCCTCACACGCTACATATTTAGTGAGTACTCATCAAGTACAACTGTAGAAGTAATAAACGAGACTAGATCCACCGTtacttgtctttgtttttttcaATCTTCCAAAATGACCCGAGGAAGGCTGGGGAAAGGGTTTATGGGCCCGTTGTTGGTGGCAGACATGGTGGTTTACCTTATTATTCTAGCCCTTGCTTCTTGGTCTCTTAACAACTATATTGATGGCCAACAATCTCACCCTC ATTTAGGGGGTAATTCAGCAACAAACTACATGTTATTGATGGCCCTCTTAGCCGGGACCACCGGGGCTGTCTCTATCATAGTCGGGCTCGCACACTTCCTATCTTGGTCGGTCTCCAGCATGGCGGCCGCAATATCGACAGCTGCAATAGCGCGGGCCTTCACGGGTCTGGCATTTGGGCTGGCCTGGAAGGAAATCAAGTTAGGAGGTCGTAGAGGGAAACGTTTACAAACTTTAGAAGTTTTAATCATTGTATCAACATTGATCCATTTGTTGTACATACTACTACTTCATGCTGGACACTTCAATCAAAAGTACGGGCCATACTATGGTGAACGTCGGCCTCAAGATATTGGGGAAGGCCCAAGTCATGAGGCCCGGAAGAGTACCGGTAATGAGCCAAATCAGCCTGATGCTTGA
- the LOC141604644 gene encoding uncharacterized protein LOC141604644 isoform X1, with protein MVCTVEARKLNLSISSSSFPKVITSLLYEPTSLSLALIHSDSSFSLISPFSPFSINSISPQTLISPPISSACFVPLSPNPKFQGCPDDKDVVFVTAGSHNGGTKVLLRFYVMGKGKVTGGKFGIVQVGCSQNGVSFDRKLGGVIVDVTHGIKVMLCGSVNYFAVYSASVAKLMVFGVRLAGDGRRELRLVKCAVIECQFPVMSVSVSFGCLIMGEMKGVRVFPLRALVKAKVGSRRSSRLVKGRVLNSNEEKHEEINVKLDGRKLKVPNGVIKPLYENHEFGKKIKNGAKVDSSRFLANGDVHNVIGVKSNANADDSHHVTVKPRSVKLRQDSGEWGIQFVSFNNTIDEGVKSREPQYAKTKAISIQAVSPQRFLVLDSDGDLHVLHLSKSGIAQMRRVPATIKVQQLAAFPDSSANSRVWMSDGLNSAHILTMPCPDTPDNEDSCNNEEKISHYSVTEVIFTSENIQAMIAVAANAVLLLGQGKYSSLLSFIWPAQKELIIV; from the exons ATGGTGTGTACAGTTGAAGCTAGAAAGCtcaatctttctatttcttcttcttcttttccaaAGGTCATTACTTCTCTTCTCTATGAACCCACTTCTTTATCTTTAGCTTTAATTCATTCTGAttcttctttttctttgatttcccCCTTTTCTCCCTTTTCAATTAACTCTATTTCTCCACAAACCCTAATTTCCCCACCTATTTCCTCTGCTTGTTTTGTGCCCCTTTCCCCTAACCCTAAATTTCAAGGCTGCCCAGATGATAAAGATGTTGTATTTGTCACTGCTGGGTCCCACAATGGTGGTACCAAGGTTTTGTTGAGATTTTATGTCATGGGTAAAGGTAAAGTTACTGGCGGCAAATTTGGGATTGTTCAGGTGGGTTGTAGTCAGAATGGGGTTTCTTTTGATAGGAAATTGGGTGGTGTTATTGTCGATGTTACTCATGGTATAAAGGTTATGCTATGTGGCTCTGTTAATTACTTTGCTGTTTATTCCGCTTCTGTGGCGAAATTGATGGTTTTTGGGGTAAGGTTGGCTGGGGATGGTAGGAGGGAGTTGAGGTTGGTTAAGTGTGCTGTGATTGAATGCCAGTTTCCTGTGATGTCGGTTTCTGTTTCGTTTGGGTGTTTGATCATGGGGGAGATGAAAGGTGTTAGGGTTTTTCCCTTGAGGGCATTGGTGAAAGCGAAGGTTGGTAGTAGGAGGAGTTCGCGTTTGGTGAAAGGAAGAGTTTTAAACTCAAATGAGGAGAAGCATGAGGAAATCAATGTTAAGTTGGACGGACGAAAACTCAAGGTGCCTAATGGGGTAATAAAGCCTCTTTATGAAAATCACGAGTTTGGTAAGAAAATTAAGAATGGGGCAAAAGTGGACTCTTCCAGGTTCTTGGCTAATGGTGATGTTCATAATGTTATTGGAGTTAAGTCAAATGCAAATGCTGATGACAGTCATCACGTCACCG TGAAGCCGAGGTCTGTAAAACTACGACAAGACTCTGGTGAATGGGGTATTCAGTTTGTTTCTTTCAACAATACCATTGATGAAGGGGTGAAATCCAGAGAGCCCcaatatgcaaaaacaaaggCAATCTCCATACAAGCTGTATCACCACAGAGGTTTCTTGTTCTGGATTCAGATGGAGATTTGCACGTTCTTCATTTGTCAAAGTCCGGGATTGCTCAAATGAGGCGTGTACCTGCCACAATCAAAGTACAGCAATTGGCTGCTTTTCCTGATTCGTCTGCCA ATTCTCGTGTTTGGATGTCTGACGGACTAAATTCAGCCCACATTTTGACAATGCCATGTCCAGATACCCCCGATAACGAAGACAGTTGCAACAACGAAGAAAAGATCTCCCACTATTCAG TTACTGAAGTAATATTTACGAGCGAGAACATTCAAGCTATGATTGCAGTGGCTGCAAATGCTGTCTTGCTTCTGGGGCAAGGTAAGTATAGTTCATTACTCAGTTTCATTTGGCCTGCGCAAAAGGAATTAATCATAGTTTGA
- the LOC141604667 gene encoding allene oxide cyclase, chloroplastic-like has product MACSSTLISKTNISSSLISSPTPKSLALSSTTTFAKLAFTTSGNSFTNKKLKLNSQNKVAIRSFTCKNQANSSQPLPTEKVQEFSVYEINERDRESPAILKLSKKPVFALGDLIPFTNKVYSGDLQKRLGITAGLCTLIQNKPEKNGDRYEAAYSFYFGDYGHLSIQGPYLTYEDSYLAVTGGSGIFEGAYGQVKLHQIVYPFKIFYTFYLKGLKGDLPQLLLGKPVEPKPDIEPSPAAKATLPQGVIPNFTD; this is encoded by the exons ATGGCTTGTTCATCAACTTTAATCTCTAAAACCAATATTTCTTCTTCTCTAATTTCATCACCTACTCCTAAATCTCTTGCATTATCTTCAACTACTACTTTTGCCAAACTTGCTTTTACAACTTCCGGTAATTCATTTACTAATAAGAAACTCAAACTCAACTCTCAAAACAAGGTTGCTATCAGATCATTTACTTGCAAAAATCAGGCCAATTCTTCTCAACCTTTACCAA CTGAAAAGGTTCAAGAATTCAGTGTGTATGAGATTAACGAGCGTGATCGCGAGAGCCCTGCAATACTTAAATTGAGCAAGAAGCCTGTTTTTGCACTTGGTGACTTGATTCCTTTCACTAACAAG GTATACTCAGGGGACCTGCAAAAGAGGCTAGGAATAACAGCAGGATTATGCACATTAATCCAAAACAAGCCAGAAAAGAATGGAGACCGATACGAAGCAGCCTACAGTTTTTACTTTGGTGACTATGGTCACCTTTCAATCCAAGGTCCGTACTTAACCTATGAGGACTCATACTTAGCCGTGACGGGCGGTTCTGGGATCTTTGAAGGTGCTTATGGACAAGTCAAGTTACATCAAATTGTGTACCCATTCAAGATATTCTATACATTTTACTTGAAGGGTCTTAAGGGTGATTTGCCTCAACTGCTTCTAGGAAAGCCTGTTGAGCCTAAGCCTGATATTGAGCCTTCTCCTGCTGCTAAGGCTACTCTTCCTCAGGGTGTTATTCCTAATTTTACTGATTAG